GACGTGTTTTAAACAGGTCAACAGGGAGTTTAGTAAAACGGTACAAAATTGTGCTACTTAACAGGGTAATTACTCGGATTATGCTTAATCAAGGGAACTGTAGTGGTAATTTGACTAACTCCTTGATCTTCGTTTTAATAGGTATAGTTAACAATTCATATATTTCAAGAAGAATTGGGTTAATGCTTAGTCTGCAGTTGATTTATACTTAATTCAGAgattaattatacaaaaattaaaaaatcttcttttAATGGGAGTCCTTTGACTGTAGTTTTATAGTTTTTCCTTGATGAAGCACAATCTGCTCTATCCCCTTTCGATCTGGTAATCCCGTCTGGTACTCACTTGAGTGAATAGTTGTTGCCCGCCGCATCCTGGCGAACCACCAGCGGTCGCTGGTTGGCGGACTGCTGggccgctgctgccgcagcTGCTGCCATCGAACCAATGCCGCCATTACTGTTTGCCATGGCCGCCGCCGTTGCCGCGCTGCCCGCCCCGTGCTCCTGGGTGGGCGTGACCGGcgtggaggcggaggcgggCTGGATGCCGCCCTTCTTCTTCAGCGCCGACTTGAGAGGAACTGCATTTGGTTTGGGCTCTTTGGCTGGAATTTCCTCGACGCGCTGCGTGTCCATCATGCGCACATGGTTGCCACCGTACGGGGCGTACTCGTCGTCCGAGTCAAGCTCATCCTGATCCGGATCGTGATCTGTTAATGggataatattaaaaattagtaAGGGTTTCATTTGAAGTAAAGGGTTAAGGAAGGGTTAAGGGATAGGAGGGGAACTAGCTATTGTGGTTGTTGACATCAAGTTGatagtaatttattttttattttaattcataaatagataagattattattatttgcctgTCTATACATCGAACCAAATAGCTGAGATATTAAAGATCAATTGCTTATAGATACCTTTGCATATAATTATTGAGTATCTAAAATTCTAGTTCAGTTATGAATAGAGTTATATAAACTTAATATCAACATTTCCCACTAGCATACATTATGAAGTGCGCGTTTTTGTTAATGAGCTGAGGGTTGGCTAATCTAAAAGGTTTGGGTTCTTGGGTTGGGGATCTCCGGGATAGGTTCGGTTCGGTTGGGGTGGGGTGGGGTGGGGAAAGGTGGGTTGGGTTCGGGAATTACCATCGTAGTCGTAGTCCTGCTGGTAATCCTGATCGTTGACGGCCCCCGGCCCGTGCGGTCGTCCTGCGATGAGCGTGGGACTCGGAGTGGAGAACATCGGGGGCGGTGGGATCGGTCCGATCTCCGACAGCGGAATCGGCGGCTCCGGCAGTTCGCTGAGCATCACGCCCGGCGGCAGTTTGCCACCCGGATATGGAGGCGGAGTGCTGCCCGGCGGACCACCCACCATTTTTCCATCTTCGCCATCTGATTAAGATCAATTAGAAAATTGGTTCGCAatcgttttcgttttttcagtttttcagcGGATAGAGGAGAGGAAGTAGAAGATACACATACAGATAGAGATTTATAGAGAGAAAGAAAGTGAGAAGAGAAAGTAAGTGAGCAGCTCTTCCTCGAGTCTAGCcaatgtgtgtgtgagagtgtgCATGTGTGCGTGGGTGAGTGACTGTATAGGTGTGTGCGCAGTGGCTAAGTGTGGGTGAAGTTTGGCGATATAGAAAGGAAACTTATAGATCGGTCATTCGGTTCTAGGATCCATAagaataacttaaaaaataaataatcaattgtataatttaaatattttaaaattcaaattttaatttaaaatcaaataccACAAAGGTATCTTTgctttataatatatatcatttaaaaatatatatttttttaaacagaaaACTAAATTATGTTGAATTGATTTTGGACTTATtaattttctgaatttaagttttaaattccGAATGCATTCCACTCTACAGTTTCCTTTGCCCTGCCAGCCAGCGCCTTATTATCTAATGACTTTAAGAGCGATTCGCAAGGACATTTGCCGCACTTACACATGTGCTCGTTGTGGTAGCAGATGTTGACCCCGCGACGGGTCAGCTTGTTGGCGCCGGCGAGCGTGTTGGGCCGCTCCATCTTGCCACTCCCCCCGTCCACCTGGTGATGGCCACCGCCTCCGGGGGGCGGCAGCATCGAGCCCTGGCAGGTGGGCTGCTCGATGTTGGGCGTGGATATTGTGCCATTGCCTccgtgttgttgttgtgcatCAGTCTTGTCTTTTCTTGGTTCTGCAACGATAAAGAGGAAAAAGGGGGCGAAATGAGACAGGAGCAAACtaatttatgttaaaaaaaaaatagcaaagAGTAGCCAGCACAATCCACTTGGCAGCTTATATACGTGTAGGAGAATGTGCACTTGACAAGCTTTTACTTTAATTGTCGTATGTGTGCTGGTCAGAGCTGGGCGGTGAGTCCTTTGGGCAGTCGGAAAATAGCCTGGCGGGCAACCACTTCACTGGCCACAGAAGCTCTACCAGGCACCAAAAGAAAATATGGTAATAAACTACCTTTAATTCCAGGAtagagatatttaaaaaaaaaaattttatgcaaTTATGTTCCTACtattctgaattttaaaaaatattcccaCTCATCTCATCTCACCTCATGatggtatattttttaaggaatcTGTTACATCATATCGCAGCTCCttatttctcccagtgcacacGTGTCCCTGCTCGCTTTTTTCGCTTCTGTGCATTTTCTCCGTGCTCGagagtaatatttttaattgttgttaAAGGCTTAAGCGCTGCCAACTCGACTGGGTCAAATTGCGGCAAGGACTCTTGTCCTCCTACGGGCTGACATGGCGGATGCGCGTTATTTCCTTGTTAAATTTAAGTGAAGGGTATAAAAGAACGCAAAACCACCGGAAATGGCCCGAGTCCCCAGTTTCTAgtaccattttatttttagacattatcccacaaaaaaaatactaaagaaGAACTGAAGAAAATATCTTATTTTCGTACTATTAGCGCAAAAGATCAcgcaattaaaattccaaccTTAATAGACCAGCGACCAGACGACCCAGGCGGAAGATCGCTtacaaaagcaattaaagtgAGATTCCAAATACATTTTCCACTTGCTGATCGGTTGACAGACAGCCCAAAAGAAGAGCCGTCGAAAATCCTGCGCAATTCCCACAcgagaaaatatttatgacccaaacagaaaatgaaaatatcgCTCACACGGCCATCACACGATTAATTGGCGGTCCGGACTAGCAAATTAATTTCGATTTCTCAACAAGTTGCGTGGCATAAACAAACCGTAGAAGTGAATAATTCATTGAatattaaatgcaaatatgCAAAGCGAAAAAATTCGGACTGCATACCAGTTGGGTTAATCGCACGTGAATAAATATCAAAGCAAACTGCCACCGGAGGCGGCGATATTATGTAGTATAAACATATATCCCAGGAGGCGTGGCCAATCGTCAGCACCTCGGCAAACTATTCGATACAGATACGAATTCCGCTGGCACTTGGCCAGGCACCCAAAGACTTGACGTGTTTGcctaaatatgtttttaaacaaagaGTATTTTTCTcgtttcgttttttgtttgacGCGCTGAagtaatgaaattatttttcgcaTCAAGTTCAAAAACAgccaaagaaaaaataaaaaaatctgaTGGCTGTCAAAAGAAAAACCGCAAAGGAAAATACCTTGACTTTGACATAGGAGTGAAAATggctaaatatttaatcatttaattataaatattacttGATGGCTTAGGCATTTAGAAGCTTTGCGTTTATTTATCTGATTTGACGTCTGTCAAAGGAAAAGGCGCCGAGGAAGAGGCCTTGACTTTGACATAGgtgaaaatattgtttactgCATACTAAACACAGGCCGGTAATGTATACAAAATTGAAGCTAATGTAAGCAAAatgaaaaccaattaaaattctgtatcaattatgcaaattaagaTAAAATGTTCTGGCTCTTGGTCATTTATCAATTAGAGCTGACAGCCCGAACTTAAATAAGCTGGATATCTCTGGGTTTTGTATCTGATGAAAATACACCCACAAATCTTATTTCCCGAATTTATTTGGTCAGTACACGGAGAGAAATCGCTAGGGTCAAGGGCAGTAAAAGAAGGCATAAGACGGCTTACTGCTTTGTATCATAAggcaaaatattttagcaCAGAGGCTATAGAAATAATATTGTTCGAATATATAATGCTAAATTTAGTGTACGAATCTATTTTCTTAGTGCTGGGACCTTTGAATGCCCAGCTGTCTTTGGTAAGCATTCGGGGAAGTCATCAGTAAAGTTTTCCAGCCGCctttctctctttctctacTGCCCATTTCCACCCGAATATTTTCCCCTTATCGGAGAACATCTCCCCGAACAATGTGCACACTAATGACATTAATTAAGCAGAAAGTTTGGCCTCTAATTAGCAAACAAACACACCCACACAGAGAGGAACACAATGTGGCCAAGTACAAACATGGCCAAAATCATTATCGCCAAATCCCCGCCTCCTTCTTCCGAACACTTAAAACAAAACTCTAATCAATTATCCCGAGTCTGGCCTGCAAGTACAGATGGGTGGGATTTTCCGGGGGAAAGGGAACCGAGCCTCAGACAGTCTCCTTTTAGGTAATTAATGCATAAAGCGTTGGCTTAATCTCAGACTAGCTAGCATTGCGTTGGATTATTCACTTTCGCAattaattattcaaaaatcATGTCAAATGTGATTCCCGAGAACATTTCAAAGAGCAACTTTAACCCGCAGCCAAGTTAATTTAAGTGCGCCTGCCACAATATGATTTCCTCGCACGCACAacaaagtttatttaatttttcgtgtGGGCGACAACACGGTGACGTCACACGGGATTTGGATTCATGTTGAACGTAATGCGgagatttatttataattcagCCCTCGGTGCGTGAAAATCGAATGAGGGGAGTGAGgttggaaaaacaaaaaaaaatccatGATGCAGTCGCCAACTAATTGCGCGGTCACCCACACAATCGCAAAAGAGCAggtacacagagaaaaattaaaaactatttataaaatattgtatcaaaaaaacataatgaacatatttaaaaaaatgtactagGTATCTTATCACAATTAATAGATTCTAAATATTTCCTAAGTATCAAAAAACTTTCTGTAATTGTATCACAGATTATATATTCCCTCTATATTGTACATTAACTTTCCCTAAggtactttaaaataaaacttagtATATTATCGCAACGTAGTATTATCACTATAAACTTGGAGGCTTTATTATATTAAGTACTTAATATAATGCAAAACTTctcaaattaaatgtaaacaGTCCCTTTTTCAATTactcaaaataataaatcactTTGCTAAACCCGGAGATAAagctaaattttttaataaatcacCCAATGAGCTAATATAGTGTTCcgtttttgaatttttcccCTTTGCTCTCGGTGCATGATCTCTGCGAAAAGTGCTTGTTTTATTTGCTGTCTCTCAACAAATCAGCGAGAAAAGGACCCAAAAGCTGGCGAAGGGGAGTCGAGGGCCCACTGTAACTGCAGGCAATGTGTGGATATTTGATAAATAAGCAATGAGCATTGTGTATTTGCGGTGCCAAAGGGGGAAAGCGGTGAAAGTGAGCCAGTAGCCCTGGGAATGCTGCACAAAAAAGGACGCAGGCAACAAATTTTCATAGCtcattttcagtttttgcatggcagcagcagcagcagcaggcgagAGTCTGAGGACATTTGGGGAATAAACGAGAACATGTGTGTCGGGCCAAACTTGGAAGATTGGCGAGCAGAGATATGGGTGTGTGGGCTGCCATTAGAGATTGACAGGCCCAGGGAAGGCTTGACGTCACAACGAAATtacattactcatacgccatgtgcccatgagcagcagcagcagaatgGGCGCATATCAGGCAACAACACGTGCACTTGACTTAACCCTGGCTGAAATTTATATGCCACACCCCAACAAAAACTGCATCTTGGCCTCCAAAACTGTTGAAATTACAAAACTACATCACGTATACGCCGTGTAGCACGGCGAACAACTTGGCAATTACAAGAATCCCACAGATCGCACAAATCTCGCACCCCCGCCCCATTTGCAGCGGCTGTGCAGGCCTTAAATCAACACTCTGTCAcaattcattaaatttaattaatgcacCCACCTCGCTCTCGTTGGttcaatgaaaaaaatataatataagtgTTTGAAATACATTTCCATACTTTGTAGACTCTCTCTAAAGTAAAGTAGCCATTTGGgcaatttgaaatatatatttataattctatctaataattttttaagtatgCACATTGAGTCACTATATCTTTTTACAAATCAGTGCCAGAAAATCTCTATCTTTATATTCTCAGATGATTTCATATTCATACTTAATATCACTTGACACTTGCTGCACTACTTAGTCATACCCCATTTTCTTTGATATAACTTACAGAAATTGTCTTTGTCTTTAGTATCTAAATCCAAACCAACTCGTGGGTgcaatttttgtaattttatcaCATTTTAAAACGTGTCCTCTGGAAACTCCCCGATCAATTTGCGTTTCTGACATGTAAAGCCCTCTTGCAAGTACTCTTGTGTCTGTTAACCCGTCGCAGCAATTcacaattttccatttgccattCGTCTTTTCAcagttttttgtgtttatcgaagcgaaaaacattttccactcGAACAAGTGCACTTGACAATGgcaaattttattgaatgtAAAGCAGCAGACTGCGAAAAAGGGTTTGCTGCGAAGGAAATTGTCAAGTTGAGCAAATAAACTATACGAAATTGGGGTTGCACACACGGTTTGAGTCTATACGATGCCCTTTCACCTTGGCTAAGCTGTTGCTTCGCCATATTTTTCCGCAGACTTCCATTACCAGGCTTATAAATCCAAGGCACTTAGGCCACCGCATTTCACCCAAAAGTATCTGCGAACTTTGGCCTTT
This window of the Drosophila biarmipes strain raj3 chromosome 3L, RU_DBia_V1.1, whole genome shotgun sequence genome carries:
- the LOC108034793 gene encoding phosphatase and actin regulator 4 isoform X10; this translates as MMGYIMGCACFKEPRKDKTDAQQQHGGNGTISTPNIEQPTCQGSMLPPPGGGGHHQVDGGSGKMERPNTLAGANKLTRRGVNICYHNEHMYGEDGKMVGGPPGSTPPPYPGGKLPPGVMLSELPEPPIPLSEIGPIPPPPMFSTPSPTLIAGRPHGPGAVNDQDYQQDYDYDDHDPDQDELDSDDEYAPYGGNHVRMMDTQRVEEIPAKEPKPNAVPLKSALKKKGGIQPASASTPVTPTQEHGAGSAATAAAMANSNGGIGSMAAAAAAAAQQSANQRPLVVRQDAAGNNYSLKPILRPRIRLCRQQMFNIQLPCTVENKENARPFVIRESSSDSDESDGHIVYRDEDNDNTRLAKLARKESLSLKLQLRPDKQDLINRNILHQVNDNELKESKEAIGARLIRRLSMRPTAEELVERNILKTQSPAEEKKQKEEKKSYLLRKLSFRPTVEELKEKKIIRFNDYIEVTQAHDYDRRADKPWTRLTPKDKAAIRKELNEFKSSEMAVHEGSRHLTRFHRP